The DNA window GACCTCGGCGAGGTGCGCGGGCGCCTGAAGGGCGAGGTGGTGGTCTTCGACGGCATTCCGTACGCCGCACCGCCGGTCGGCGAGCTCCGCTTCCGCTCACCACGACCCGCCGAGCCCTGGGCTGGGCTCCGTGACGCAACCCGCCCCGGCAGCGCCTGTCCGCAAGCCCCCCACGCCTTCACGGGTTTCCCGGGGAGCGCGGAAGAAGACTGCCTCTACCTCAATGTGACCATGCCACGCGACGCCCGCCCCGGCGCGTCACGGCCGGTGATGGTGTGGATCCACGGCGGCGCCTTCGTGGAGGGCTTCGGCCACGGCTACGACGCCACAGACCTCGCCACGGCTGGCGACGTGGTGGTCGTGACACTCAACTACCGCCTCGGCAGCCTCGCGTTCCTGAGCCACCCGGCGCTCCACGAAGGCAGCGAGCACGGCACCTCGGGGAACCTCGCCATCGAGGACCAGCAGGCCGCCCTCCGCTGGGTGCAGCGGAACGCCGAAGCCTTCGGCGGCGACCCGGCGCGGGTCACCCTCTTCGGCGAGTCCGCGGGCGCGACGAGCGTTTCCCTCCAGCTCCTCTCCCCCGACGCGCGCGGCCTGTTCGCGCAGGCCATCGCCCAGAGCGGCTCCGCCATGGTCTCCTGGCCCGAGGACACGCTCCCCCCGAGTGCCTTCGGGCAGCAGCGACCGCTCTCCCCTGGGGCGCTCGAAGCCGCCTGGCAGCCCCTCGTCTCGGCGCTCGGCTGCGACGACCCCGCCACCGTCGCGAGCTGCCTGCGCGCCCTGCCCGTCTCCGCGTTCCTCGAAGCGCAGGCCGCGGGCAACCACGGGGCGCCTCTGCTCCCCGCCTTCGAGAGTGCCTTGCTCCCGCGCACGCCCCGCGAAGCCTTCTCCAGCGGCGCGTACCTCCAGGTGCCGATGATCTCGGGGCAGACCCGCGACGAGGCGAGCTGGGCGATTGCCTTGCTCTACGACCTCGCGGGCAAACCGATCACCCCCGAACAGTACGTCGCGCTCGTCGAGGAACACTTCAAGGGACACGCCACCGAGGTGCTCACGCACTACCCGCTCACCGCGTACGCATCCCCGAGCAAGGCCTGGAGCGCCATCCAGAGCGATCTCGTCTCGTCTTGCCACACCCTGGCCGTCAACCGCTTCCTCGCGGCGAACGCCCCGACCTACACCTACGACTTCGCCGATCCCGACGCGCCGCCCTTCATCCCCATCCCGGGCGTGCCGCGCGGTCCCGCCCATGGCGCCGACCTCCCCTTCCTCTTCCCCGCCTCGTTCGATCCCTCGTTCACGCCGGCGCAGGAGAAGCTCTCCGAGCAGATGCTCCGCTACTGGGTCACCTTCGCCGAGACCGGCCACCCGGACGCCGAAGGCGCGCCTCCCTGGCCCCGCTTCGCGCCCGCTGCGGAAGCCACGCTGACCCTCGTGCCCGCGCCCCAGGGCCCCCATCCCGAGGATTTCGAGCAAGTGCACCATTGCGACTTCTGGCGATCGATTTCACCGTGAGCCATTGCGAAGGGCGCTCCGGCTCCTGCCCATCGGCCCGCGTCCTCTGCTGGGTGGCGTGAGGCCATCACCCCCAGGTGAACACCGTGATGGCGCAGCGACGCCAGGGTCGGCTGCCCACATGCCTCTGCGAAGGCGAGCGCGCCTTCGTTGCTCCCGCATGCATCGACGGCCCCCGTGCCTGAACGCTCCACCCTGCGCGTCACAGGAGAAAGCGCTCAACATCATTCTGGACTTGACGCCAGTGAGAGGCGAGGATGACGCAACTGGATAAAGATGCGGGTCGTCACACCCTCCTCTCGATCTGGACCGAACGCAGGACGAGCCGTTCGCAACCTGGCACCTGGAGAGACACATCGTGGGATGGCGGAAGGCTGATCAGATGGGCATGGACGCCGCGAGAATGAAGTCCGAATCGATCGAACCGCCTCACCCGAACGCACGCACGATGAGCACGCACACACGGCCTGGGACGCACGGTCTGCTGATTGTCGCCCTCGCGTCTGCATTGCAAGCCACAGCGTGCAAGAAAGAGAAAGACGATACCCCGCTCAACGTGCCCCCGGCGCGCGGGACCGCGTCGTCGGACGAGCTCTCCACGGCGATAGGCCAGGCTCGCGCGCTCAGCGCCGATCAGGCCCCCACGTCGACGAAGTGGAAGCAGGTGGTGGTGCTCGACGACAAGCGCGCCGTGCTCATCGGCGAGCTGGTCACCGAGACGATCGCCTTGACCACCGACAATGCAGGGCGGACCTGGCGCACCTTGCGTCTGCCGCGGGAAGGATGGTCCACCTGGGCGGTCGGCATGGATGGCACCACGGCAGCGCTCCTCGGCCCACGCGTTGCCGCAAAGGCGGCCAACGACCCGCGCGCGGGAGCGCCGCCTCCGCAGCAAGCTGGTGTCGTGGAGGAGGCGATCCGGGTCACCTTCGCAGCCCCCGATGCGCCGCAGTTGACCGCCCTGAACCCGCTCGTCCTTCCCCCCCGCAAGACGGGCAATCCGCTCGGCGAGAGCCTCTTTGCCGGCGTCTTCGGGCCGGAGCGACTCGGCGTCCTGTTCCAGCAGGCGCCCCGCAACTGGGTGGTGCTGTTCGGTGGGATCGCCGGCTCGGAGGACCTCGCCCCGGTGAAACTGCCCCCTGCAGAGACACCGCTTCCATCCCCGTACGGCAGGCCGCCCATGCTGCTGAGCAGCCAGGGGCGATCGCTCCTCATGCGGCCGTTCCCGGAGCCCGACAAGCCGCTCGAGCCGCCCCGGAAGATCGAGCAGATCGCGGCGACGCCCCAGCTCTTGAAGCAACTCGCGACGCCTCCCTCCTGCGAGATGAGCGAGTGGTCCCTCAAGCTCATCGATCAACCTCGACCCGCCGTGCTGGCCGTCTCGCCCAGCAAGACCGGCGTCGTCGCCTTGCCCTCGAAGACCCCGCCGAACGCGACCATCGGCTGCGCCAGCCAGCGGATGGTCGTCGAGGTCGAAGACCCGACACCGCTCGATCCCGGAGATCCCACCGCAAAGAAAGGACCGCCTCCGCGCACGCTCGCCCTGTGCAACGTGGAAGGCGAGCCGTGCGTCGTCCCCAAGCAGCGACCGTTCCGCCCCTGGGTCGAACCTCATGAGTACGTCACCGTCAGTGCACCGACGGCGCAAGGGGCCGTGGCGGTCATGACCGCACGAGCGCCCGCGCGGTGGGGCCTCTACATGGCGCAGTCGCTCGATGGCGGTCACGTCTACGAGCTGCCGCGCGTGATCGGTGAGGGCAACAGCGACCGAGGAAAGATCGACATCGGGGCGGTCGTCTCCTTCGGCTCGCGCGTGCTGCTGCTGCTCGAGGCCGAGGTGGCCGGCACCTCACGCCGGAGCTGGTATGTCACTGCGTCGAACGACGGCGGCGTGAGCTGGGGCATCCCCTGAGCTGAGTCCTGGTCGCCGGGGGGGACCAGCATCGGCTCGCCGAGATCCAACATCAGTGTTGCGAGACGCCGAAACCGAGCCGACGCAGCTGCTCGGCGAGACGGGCCTCGATGTCCTCAGCCTTGGCCCGAGAGAACGCGTATTTCCCCTGCGCAAGATCGTGGCGAAGTCTCTTTGCGCCGTGCTTCCGGACAGCGCGTGCCTGCGTCCAGGTACCATTGAGGTGATCGGCGTACCGCTCCTCGATCGTCTTTCCCGTGCTACCGACGTAGAGGCAGGGTTTTCGTGGATCGCGAAGCTCATGCTCGAATGCAGGGTCGAGCCGCGCGGATGATCCTAACTCGATGACATAGATCCAGAACTTCGGCGGGCTGTCTGTCATGGGCCTGGCAGTGGGCGACGACGAGAAGCCTCGATCTCGACGCTGGTTCGCCCCTCCATCGCCGGGATCGTTCCGGAGGGAGCTTAGCCGTTCTCGATCGGAGCGAGAAGTCGGACCCCACTCACCGCGCCTTCCCCTTCGGGGGGCTGCGGCGGAAGCAATCGACGAGGTGGTCGTCGACGATGCCCACGGCCTGCATCCAGGCGTACACGATGACCGGGCCGGCGAACTTGAAGCCCCGCTTCTTCAAGGCCGCGGACATCTCTTCGGAGATGGGCGTTTTTGCAGGCACCTCGCGGATGGTGGTCCAGGCGTTGCGGATCGTCTTGCCCCCCGTGAAGCGCCAGACGAAGGCCGAGAAGTCGTCTCCAGCGGCCTGCATGGACTCGTAGACCCGGGCGTTGCTGATGACGGCCTCGATCTTGGCGCGGGAGCGAACGATCCCGGGATCGACGAGCAACCGGTTCACGTCGTCGGGGCCGTAGCGGGCCACGACGGCCGGGTCGAAGCCCTCGAAGGCGCGGCGGAAGGCGTCGCGTTTGCGGAGGATGGTGATCCAGGCAAGGCCGGCCTGGAAGCCGTCGAGCATCAGTTTCTCCCAGAGGGCTCGGCCGTCGCGCTCGGGGAAACCCCACTCTTCGTCGTGGTAGGCGCGGAGAAGAGGGTCGCCTTCGCACCAGGCGCAGCGGGTCAGTGTTTTCATGATCGCGTGGGTGCAGCGTAGCGGGGAAGGAGGGGGTACGGGTCGTCCGGGCGTCGTCGCCTTCAAGCGATCGCGCGACCAGGGAAGTCGATCTGGTCCCAGCGGCCGCCGGTCATGATGGCGCGGGACTGCGGAGCAGCGAGCAGCTCGTGGGGGTAGCCGAGCGGGACGGCGCTCACCTCGTCCAGACGGCGCACCTGCTCCGAGGTCAAGGTGAGGGTGGCGGCGGCGAGGTTGTCGTCGAGCTGGGCACGGGTGCGCGGGCCAAGCACAGGGAGGACGCCCTTGGCCCGGACCCAGGCGATCGCGACCTGGCCCGGGCTCACACCGAGCTCTTCACCGATGGCGAGGAGGGCGTCGAGCACGGGGACCTGCTGCGGGGCGCTCTCGTGGAAGAGGATGTCCTTGAAGGCGGTGTCCTTGAAGCCGGTGGCACGGCCCGTCTCGCCCCGGCGGGACTTGCCCGTGAGCAAGCCGCCGGCGAGAGGGGACCAACCCATCACCCCGAGACCGAACGCCTCGGCCATGGGAAGGATCTCTCGCTCGGTGGTGCGCTGGAGCAGGCTGTACTCGACCTGAATGGCTGCGATGGGGGTCCAGCCGCGCAGGTCCGCGGTGCGCACGGCGGTGGCGGTCCGCCAGGCGGCGAAGTTGGAGAGGCCGGCGTAGACGATCTTGCCAGCGCTGACGAGATCGTCGAAACCGCGGACGATCTCGTCGAGCGGGGTCACGCCGTCGTCCATGTGGACGAAGTAGAGGTCGATCCGGTCCGTCTTCAGGCGCTTCAAGCTGTCCTCGACCGACTGCACCATGACCTTGCGGCTGTTGCCGAGAACGCCGAGCGAGGGCTCGCGGACGGCGCTGCTGCTGAACTTCGAGGCGAGGACGACGTCGTTGCGCCGAGGCCCGACGATCTCACCGATCAAGGTCTCGGACTGGCCGAGCTGGTAGTTGTCGGCGGTGTCGATGAAGTTACCGCCTGCGTCGAGGTAGCCTTCCAGAATGCGGCGGGCTTCGTCCGGCTCGGCGCCGTAGCCGTGCGCGGTACCGAACATGCCGCCGCCGAGGGCCAGCTCCGAGACCTTGAGGCCAGTGCGCTGGCCGAGCATTCTGTATCGCATGAGAACCTCCGGGTGCGGATTCGCTCCTCGCCGACCACGCCGAGCCACCATTCGCGCTTGGCGCGCTCGGCCGCGAGGGGGGCGAACTTCACGCGCGCCCGGGTGGGCGTGTCGGGCATCTTGCTGCGCACGAACGCCTCGATGTGGAAACCTTCCCGCGGGGCGAAGGTCTCGTCGAGCACGGTGACCTGACGCATCCGGTCGGTCCTGAAGTCGTGGTAGTCACCCTGCGTGCGGCACCACGCGATCAAGTGCCAGCGAGCGAAGCAGTAGACGAGGCCGAGCGGCTCCACGGTCCGCCCCGTAGGCTCGGATTTCCCGCCGTCCCGGTAGTGAAGCCGCACCACCTGACGGTGAGCGAGGGCTTGCTGGAGAGGACCGAGATCGGCCTGCGACGGCGGCGTCTCACCCATGTACGCGCCGAGGTTGCGCTCCAGGGTGGCGACACGCTCCTGGTGGTCGCGAGACAAGGTGGCGCGGATCTTCAGGAGCGCCGCGTCCATCCCGGCTCGGAGCGAGGCGTCCGTGAAGTGCGCGACCAGCACGCCACCGGTCACGAGGGCGCTCGCCTCCTCGACGGTGAAGCTCACCGGGGGCAGGTGGTAGCCCTTCATGAGCGTGTACCCGACGCCGGCCTCGGCGGCGATGGGGACGCCGGCCTCTCCCAGGGCGGCGAGATCGCGGTAGATGGTGCGGACGCTCAGGCCGAAGTGACGCGCCATCTCCTCCGCGGTCGTGAACCGCCGCGACTGGAGGAAGACGATGAGCGCCAGCAGGCGATCGACGCGGTTCACGAGGGCCCGGTTAGACCGTCGACGCGCGCGGAGCAACGCGGCCGTACCACAGACCCCAGAGGCCGGACGCCGCCCACCGAGGAGCGGCTTGGCCGGGCTCTACCGCGCGACCGCGTTCGCCGCTTCGAGGATCACCGCCGCCACCTCCGCCGGCTTCGAGCGCTGCGGGACATGGCTCGTCGGCAGCTCCACCGTCCGGGCGTTCATGCGCTGGGCAAGAGCGCGCAGCAAGTCCGGCGGGAGCGCGCGGTCCTCGGAGGCCACGATGTACCAGGAGGGCTTCACCGCCCAGGCGGTCCGGGTCACGCGCGCTTCGAAGCACCCGCCGTGGATGGGGCACTGCGTCGCCGCCATGATCCTGACCTCCTCGGCCGAGACGTCTTGCGCGTAGTCCTCGGCCATGCCCTTCAGCGGAAGGTAGAGAAACCCGTGCGTGTCCTGGGTGGCTTTCATGATGCACGGGCTGAGCGGATAGCCCTGCATCACGTCGGCACAGGACTGACCCGCCGCTGGCGCGAGCGCGGCCACGAAGACGAGCGCCGCGACCTTGTCGTGCTCCCCGGCCTCGGTGATCACCGCACCACCATAGGAGTGCCCCACCAGGATCACCTTCCCTTCCGCGAGCGCGATGGCGCGGTTCACGGCGGCGACATCCTCCGCCAGCGAGAGCAGCGGGTTCTGCACCGAGACGACCTGCAGCCCCTTCGCGTGAAGATGGGGGATGACCTTGTTCCACGCAGAACCGTCCGAGAACGCGCCATGAACGAGGATGATCGTGGGATCCGAAGTCGCCATGCTGCCCTCCTGCTCGACTGAACCATGCCCTTGCCGCTCACCGCCCTGCCTCGGCCACGCGGTCCCGGCAGGTCGGCGGTGGCCCTGCGGCTCGGGCGCTCGCACCCGCGAAGCAGGACCTCGATCTGCACGGAGACGAGACGATCGAAGGATCGAGGGACTGGCAGCGCTGGACCGCTGCCCTGACGTGGCGCCTTGTGCGCCCGAGCCGTGTCCGACGCCCCTCTTCCCCCCATCGGCGTGCCCCGAGGCAGGGCCGCTCGCGATCGAGTCTATGCGCCCCCTCGGCACCTTGAACAGGCCGGATCGCTACGCGCGTCGCAGCGCATCGAGCAGGTCCGCCGGGACGCACCGGTGCTCCGGCGACGGACGGATCGGGACGCGGGACGCAGGAGGTCAGTCGTCGTCTTCGCTGGGAGCGAGGCGGGCGAGCAGCTCGCCGAGGTTCGCGCGCCAGGGGTTGTCCTGCGGCTCCTGGCCCGGTTCCCGCAGCGACTTCAGCTCGGACGAGGTGAGGACGCGCGTGACGGCGCGGTGCGCCAAGGGGACGAGATCCTGAGCGAGCGCGCGCGGATAGGAGGCGAGCCAGGCCCGCGCGTCGTTGTTCAGGCGCTCGAGGCCCTTGCCATATCCGGCCGCGACGATCTCCGCCGCCGCGAGCGCCGTCGAGGCGTCATCGACATCGATGTACTCGTTCGCGTCGGCCTCGGCGACGGCCTCCAGGGCGGCTCGAAGGTCGGACTCGCTCCCGAGATCCAGCAGCCAGTCGAGCGCCGAATCGTTCTCGAAACTCCTGTGACCCCACGCTCCCATGGGAGAGCATGTGTACACGAACGGCGACCCCATGACAATCGACCGGCAGGCCGTGCAGCGGCCCGATCGCGCGCTCCTTCTCGCAACCGCGCGACACGACGTCGACTGGGTGAAGCTACGGAGGAGCTGCGATGACGACGAGGATCTTTCTGGTCCGTCACGGGGCGACGGTCCTCACGGCGGAGGATCGTTTCGCGGGAGAGACGAACGTCGCGCTGTCGGACGAAGGTCGCGCCCAGGCGCGCAAGCTGGGGGCACGGCTCGCGGCGGAGCCACTCCGCGCAGCGTATGCGAGCCCCCTCGATCGGTGCCTGGACACGGCGCGCGCCGTGGCGTCTCTGCACGGGCTCGACGTCCAGGCGCGCGACGCACTGCGCGAGATCTCGCACGGGCGGTGGGAGCAGCAGACGCGGCGCGAGGTGGAGCAGCGCTACCCGGAGGAGTACGCGCGGTGGGAGGAGGATCCGTACACGTTCGCGCCCGAGGGTGGTGAGACCGGCCTCTGCGTGACGGCGCGCGCGCTGCCCGCGCTGCTGGCCATCGTCGAGGCCCACCCGGGGGAGCAGGTGCTGGTGGTCTCCCACAAGGCGACCATCCGGCTGCTGCTCAGCGCGGTGCTCGGGATCGATCCGAGGGCTTACCGCGATCGGCTGGACCAGGGTCCAGCGGCGCTGAACATCGTCGACTTCAAGGGACCGACGCGGGCCCGGCTCACGCTGTTCAACGACACGTCGCACTGCGCGACGGAGGCCTCGGAGCTCCCCGCGCTGCCCTCCGGGCGGCTGTCCCGGTGGTGGGATCCGCCGGCGTCGGGGTAGCGCTCACCCCCCACGACAGACGGGGCGCGGGGAATGCTACTTTGGAGCGCATGCTCTGCTCCGCTCGATCCAGCGCACACGCTGGCCTCGTCGCGCTCGCGATCTTCGGGCTCCTCGCAGGCTGTGCGTCCACGCCCGCCTCCACGCCGGCGGCCGACTCGGCGACGGTGGACCTTCGACAGACGCTCCCGAAGGTCGGCGTGCTCGACGAGCCCAGAGAGCCAGAGCTGTTGCTCTGGGGTCACGAGGAAGGCGGTCCGTTCGCCACCTACCGCGTGTCGGCGGACGGGGCGATGCTGGGCGTGGAGAATGGCATCTTCATCGCGACGGCGCGTGGTGAGTGGGGCTGGACGGTCGAGGAGAAGCCGGCGCGTACCCTGTCCTGCCATCAGAACGTCGAGAAGTTCGACGAGGAGGGCGGGAAGGTGTTGCGGGCGGTCGCAGCGCTCCGGGACGGGAGCCACCCGCAGGTGGTGGTGAGCGAGGCGATCCCCCCCTCCGACGACGCCGGCCCCTTCGAGCAATCGGTGAGCTTGCTGGGGAGTCTCGGGCCGTACCTGTTCGTTCAGGAGCGGGTCACCCTGTTCGGGTGCGGGAAGAACCTTCGAGAAACGGTCGCATTCCGCGTGTGGGATCTCGAAGGCGCCGTGTGGAACGGATGGCGCACCGAGCTGACCGGCGTTCCCGCTCTCCAGCAGGAGGTCCGGTCCAAGCTGGACGAGCGGCTCGATGACCTGCGGGACGACGACCCACGTTCGATCGTTCCTGAGCTGACGCAGTTCAGGCCCAGCTACGGCGCTTCCGGACGCCTCGGCTTCCAGTTGCTGTTCACGCGCCCGACGCTGGAGTCGTACCACGACACCCAGTGGTCCTTTCCGTCGGAGTCGATGGAACTCGCGTCCGAGGGGCTCCCCGAACGCTTCGCGGCGTGGTCGCAGCTCCCCGCGGGGATCACACGATTCCTCGCGGCGCACCCCCGCATTTTCCTCGACGGCTGGTCCACCCGCTGAGTCGGGCGACGCGGACCGCCGGCGAACAACCCAGAGAGGAGCAGCCCACCCGACCCGGCGCGACGCTGCTGTGGACGAAGACGGCCAGGTGTTCCTGGCGCCGCGCCCGGGGGATCGGTCACGCTCTCCAGCGGAGGAGGGAGCCCCCATGGACGTGAGTGTCTTCGCCAAGCTGAGCCCGACGACGTTCGCCGACGTGCTGTCGCGGGATCGGGTCATGGATCATGGCATCCGCCCGCTCTGGCAGCCCATGCCGCGCCTGGTGGGCGTCGCCTATCCCGTCGGTTGCCCCGCGGGAGACAACCTCATGCTCCACGTGGCGCTGCACCGCGCGCCGCCCGGGAGCGTGCTCGTGGTCCAGGCCGGGGACTGCAACTGGGCGATGGCGGGCGGGAACGTCTGCGCCTACGCGCAAGAGCGAGGGATCGCGGGGCTCGTGGTGGATGGTGTGGTCCGCGATCTGGCCGAGATCCGGGAGAACCGGTTCCCCGTGTTCGCGCGCGGCGTGCTCCCCATCCCGGCCCCACGGCGGAAGCTCGGGAC is part of the Chondromyces crocatus genome and encodes:
- a CDS encoding carboxylesterase/lipase family protein is translated as MRTRLCTAHASRRPTACPAHTPLRTPTRGLRALRFATLLPLAALGAVACGSEPPVTEDPLRVTTDLGEVRGRLKGEVVVFDGIPYAAPPVGELRFRSPRPAEPWAGLRDATRPGSACPQAPHAFTGFPGSAEEDCLYLNVTMPRDARPGASRPVMVWIHGGAFVEGFGHGYDATDLATAGDVVVVTLNYRLGSLAFLSHPALHEGSEHGTSGNLAIEDQQAALRWVQRNAEAFGGDPARVTLFGESAGATSVSLQLLSPDARGLFAQAIAQSGSAMVSWPEDTLPPSAFGQQRPLSPGALEAAWQPLVSALGCDDPATVASCLRALPVSAFLEAQAAGNHGAPLLPAFESALLPRTPREAFSSGAYLQVPMISGQTRDEASWAIALLYDLAGKPITPEQYVALVEEHFKGHATEVLTHYPLTAYASPSKAWSAIQSDLVSSCHTLAVNRFLAANAPTYTYDFADPDAPPFIPIPGVPRGPAHGADLPFLFPASFDPSFTPAQEKLSEQMLRYWVTFAETGHPDAEGAPPWPRFAPAAEATLTLVPAPQGPHPEDFEQVHHCDFWRSISP
- a CDS encoding DNA-3-methyladenine glycosylase I, coding for MKTLTRCAWCEGDPLLRAYHDEEWGFPERDGRALWEKLMLDGFQAGLAWITILRKRDAFRRAFEGFDPAVVARYGPDDVNRLLVDPGIVRSRAKIEAVISNARVYESMQAAGDDFSAFVWRFTGGKTIRNAWTTIREVPAKTPISEEMSAALKKRGFKFAGPVIVYAWMQAVGIVDDHLVDCFRRSPPKGKAR
- a CDS encoding aldo/keto reductase yields the protein MRYRMLGQRTGLKVSELALGGGMFGTAHGYGAEPDEARRILEGYLDAGGNFIDTADNYQLGQSETLIGEIVGPRRNDVVLASKFSSSAVREPSLGVLGNSRKVMVQSVEDSLKRLKTDRIDLYFVHMDDGVTPLDEIVRGFDDLVSAGKIVYAGLSNFAAWRTATAVRTADLRGWTPIAAIQVEYSLLQRTTEREILPMAEAFGLGVMGWSPLAGGLLTGKSRRGETGRATGFKDTAFKDILFHESAPQQVPVLDALLAIGEELGVSPGQVAIAWVRAKGVLPVLGPRTRAQLDDNLAAATLTLTSEQVRRLDEVSAVPLGYPHELLAAPQSRAIMTGGRWDQIDFPGRAIA
- a CDS encoding alpha/beta fold hydrolase, producing MATSDPTIILVHGAFSDGSAWNKVIPHLHAKGLQVVSVQNPLLSLAEDVAAVNRAIALAEGKVILVGHSYGGAVITEAGEHDKVAALVFVAALAPAAGQSCADVMQGYPLSPCIMKATQDTHGFLYLPLKGMAEDYAQDVSAEEVRIMAATQCPIHGGCFEARVTRTAWAVKPSWYIVASEDRALPPDLLRALAQRMNARTVELPTSHVPQRSKPAEVAAVILEAANAVAR
- a CDS encoding DUF4259 domain-containing protein, with product MGAWGHRSFENDSALDWLLDLGSESDLRAALEAVAEADANEYIDVDDASTALAAAEIVAAGYGKGLERLNNDARAWLASYPRALAQDLVPLAHRAVTRVLTSSELKSLREPGQEPQDNPWRANLGELLARLAPSEDDD
- a CDS encoding histidine phosphatase family protein codes for the protein MTTRIFLVRHGATVLTAEDRFAGETNVALSDEGRAQARKLGARLAAEPLRAAYASPLDRCLDTARAVASLHGLDVQARDALREISHGRWEQQTRREVEQRYPEEYARWEEDPYTFAPEGGETGLCVTARALPALLAIVEAHPGEQVLVVSHKATIRLLLSAVLGIDPRAYRDRLDQGPAALNIVDFKGPTRARLTLFNDTSHCATEASELPALPSGRLSRWWDPPASG
- a CDS encoding RraA family protein, with product MDVSVFAKLSPTTFADVLSRDRVMDHGIRPLWQPMPRLVGVAYPVGCPAGDNLMLHVALHRAPPGSVLVVQAGDCNWAMAGGNVCAYAQERGIAGLVVDGVVRDLAEIRENRFPVFARGVLPIPAPRRKLGTLDAPIDCGSVRVEPGDIVVADEEGVVVVRRAEAEEVLRKAEARAASEAALTLDAWASEHQAKIDAVLKSLGVS